A genomic window from Aquila chrysaetos chrysaetos chromosome 21, bAquChr1.4, whole genome shotgun sequence includes:
- the CENPI gene encoding centromere protein I, producing MQRRQSFKTQKQPLQVHHKNQTDLSAWRKGGRIDPEKNVQNHQSPNNQKNDSKQGSLEQALSYFEKVQDRVSLKKNSVLQKHLTTVESIGLQSGLPPEAFDVLLNVALSGKLADTVNTRLLKSLLPASVIPETSVVSSVSWLCVSKCSGNIQLLFLRWLIAVFDFIDHKEQLHALYGFFFSFLQDEKMCPYVCHLLYLLTRKETVKPFRIRRLLDLQAKMGMQSHLQALLSLYKLYCPELVTITLPGKMKTYFKNSEGPWKAGINTVRRRNQENSPVFQPLFLGTAQPQSRKRKWNTQLIIPASSTNTNNLEEDKKKNRVDLYSMSESFRVEQLQTFSQLLQNIHHLEFPSQMGSVLTNPLLLHYMNCIKDESIYLRLYYWMGQTLQEECTWCALDNNQDEEEFKDFLETVYKTECFLQEGFSSCEEFLYKSLPLWDGFCCRSQILRLVSWIPLGSFSEIKSHLYDPLAQFFFTSSLYFKCSILECLKELLQNWLNWHVIHLDSESDSQVHSSNTTHSELLNEVAELIHFVGWISTVALRLENNPTFLLYFILDFYETACDMYLRYNLPLLIMPPAGVFYPALLSMDSVTLNQLCYIMYRYRTNLVAAKENELSKKEMVQFRFSNQTYQEYNQYITAMVGCLWTSSVFQKDIHPQGLRMDDELLKKTAVQEFKNSFNIVYHPAMMGYAVLFLQQAWPDDTTFNFSLIKGKKWNWYLEYLYAHGLKGLKVFIESSINRVSQASHSKAGNVQV from the exons ATGCAGCGAAGACAGAGTTTTAAGACCCAAAAGCAGCCTCTGCAAGTTCaccataaaaatcaaactgatCTCTCTGCATGGCGAAAAGGAGGGAGAATTgaccctgaaaaaaatgtccagAATCATCAATCTCCTAACAAtcagaaaaatgacagcaagCAAGGCTCCCTTGAGCAAGCTTTGAGCTACTTTGAGAAAG ttcAAGACCgagtttcactgaaaaagaacaGTGTTCTGCAGAAACACTTGACTACTGTGGAAAGCATTGGCCTGCAAAGTGGGTTACCCCCTGAAGCATTTGATGTATTGCTAAACGTGGCACTCAGTGGCAAACTTG ctgataCAGTGAATACTCGCTTACTGAAGAGCCTGCTTCCAGCCTCAGTAATACCAGAAACTTCAGTGGTTTCATCTGTATCTTGGCTCTGTGTCAGCAAATGCTCAGGCAACATCCAG ctgctttttttaagaTGGCTGATCGCGGTGTTTGACTTCATTGATCACAAGGAACAACTTCATGCCCTCtatggtttcttcttttccttcctgcaagaTGAGAAAATG tgCCCCTACGTCTGCCACTTGCTTTACCTGCTGACCAGGAAAGAAACTG TCAAGCCTTTCCGGATTAGGAGACTGCTTGACCTCCAAGCAAAAATG GGAATGCAGTCTCATCTGCAGGCTCTACTATCACTTTACAAACTCTACTGTCCTGAGCTGGTGACCATAACCCTTCCTGGGAAAATGAAG ACTTACTTCAAGAATTCAGAGGGCCCATGGAAAGCAGGAATCAACACAGTAAGGCGAAGAAACCAGGAAAACTCTCCAGTGTTCCAACCACTGTTTTTAGGCACAGCCCAACCTCAGTCACGAAAAAGG aaatggAATACCCAGTTGATTATACCTGCGAGCAGtacaaacacaaataatttagaagaggacaagaaaaagaacCGTGTTGATTTGTACAGTATGAGTGAGTCTTTTCGAGTGGAGCAGCTGCAGACCTTTTCTCAGCTCCTACAAAATATCCACCATCTAGAA TTTCCTTCCCAGATGGGTTCAGTGCTAACAAACCCTTTATTGCTTCACTACATGAATTGCATCAAAGATGAATCTATTTACCTGAGGCTCTACTATTGGATGGGCCAGACTCTTCAGGAAG AATGCACCTGGTGTGCCCTTGATAATAACCAAGATGAAGAAGAATTCAAGGACTTCCTGGAAACTGTCTACAAGACTGAGTGTTTCTTGCAG GAGGGATTTTCTTCATGTGAAGAGTTCCTGTATAAGAGCCTTCCTCTCTGGGATGGCTTCTGCTGCCGATCACAAATCCTCAGACTTGTGAGTTGGATCCCCCTTGGCAGCTTCTCTG aaataaagtcaCATCTCTATGATCCCCTGGCACAGTTCTTTTTCACATCGTCCCTTTACTTTAAG TGCAGTATTCTTGAGTGCCTGAAAGAGCTGTTGCAGAATTGGTTAAATTGGCACGTGATTCATCTGGATTCAGAGTCTGACTCTCAAGTCCATTCTTC GAATACCACCCATTCTGAACTACTGAACGAGGTGGCTGAACTAATCCACTTTGTTGGATGGATCTCTACTGTTGCGTTGCGTTTGGAAAACAATCCTACTTTCTTGCTATACTTCATCCTGGATTTCTATGAGACA GCGTGTGACATGTATCTGAGGTACAATCTGCCTTTGTTGATAATGCCTCCTGCTGGAGTTTTCTACCCAGCACTTCTCAGCATGGATTCTGTCACCTTGAATCAGCTCTGCTACATTATGTACAG gtatcGAACCAACTTGGtggctgcaaaagaaaatgagctgaGTAAAAAG GAAATGGTGCAATTCAGGTTCAGTAACCAGACATACCAAGAGTACAACCAGTACATAACAGCTATGGTGGGTTGTCTGTGGACATCCAGTGTATTCCAGAAGGATATTCACCCTCAAGGTCTTCGTATGGATGATGAACTGCTGAAGAAAACCGCAGTGCAGGAAttcaaaaacagttttaacaTTGTCTACCACCCAGCCATGATGGGCTATGCTGTCCTCTTCCTGCAGCAG GCTTGGCCAGATGATACCACCTTCAACTTCAGCTTAATTAAG GGAAAGAAGTGGAACTGGTATCTGGAATATCTCTATGCGCATGGTTTAAAGGGCCTGAAGGTCTTTATTGAAAGCAGCATCAATCGTGTTTCCCAGGCCTCTCACAGTAAAGCAGGGAATGTGCAGGTGTGA